The region AGACGCAGTGATCTTGCCAAATGCTATAAAAGAATAAGGACAAAAATGGAAATTTTTAAAACTGCTTTTTTAATGGTTACTTTAATGCTGATTTTTATCGCTGTTGGCGGATATATTGGCGGTGAGCATGGCATGATGATCGCCTTTTTGATAGCGGCTGGTACAAATATCTTTTCATATTTTTTTAGTGATACTCTGGTGCTTAAAAGATACAACGCTATCCCAGTCGATGAGAGCAACGCTCACGGGCTTTATGAGATCGTATCTCGCCTCACACAAAAGGCAAATTTGCCTATGCCAAAAATTTACATTATCCCAGAAGAGGTGCCAAACGCCTTTGCCACAGGCAGAAACCCAAGCCACGCAGCTGTCGCGGTAACTGAGGGGCTTTTAAAAATTTTAAATGAAAACGAGATCGAGGGCGTGCTAGCTCATGAGCTAAGCCACGTAAGGCATTACGACATCCTAACTGGCTCAATCGCTGCCATACTAGCTGGTGCTATCGCAATGCTTGCAAATTTTGCTAAGATTGGCAGTATTGCTGGGCAGAGTGGCGGTTCAAGAAGAGGCGGCGGTAATGCCATCGTTATGCTAGCACTTGCTATACTCATGCCAATAGCTGCCACAATTATCCAAATGGCGATCTCAAGGGAGCGCGAGTATAAGGCGGACAAGGGCGCAGCCTATATAACAGGACACCCAGAGTGGCTTGCAAGCGCTCTAAGAAAGCTTGAGAGTTACTCAAATTCTTACATTATGCAAAATGCAAGCGAACAAAGTGCTCATATGTTTATCGTAAATCCATTTGGCTCGCTAACTAACAAGCTTGGCGTACTTTTTAGAACGCATCCAAGCACTAGCGATAGGATCGCTGAGCTTCAAAGGCTTGAACAAGAGATAAAAAGAGGCATGTAAAAATTTAGTCCTTAGTAAAATTTGGGCTAAATTTCTTTTTTCTGTCATCTTTTTTGGCTTTAAATTTAGGCATTTACAAGAAATTTTAAATTTTATGAGCGAGTAGTTTCGGATCTAAAATTTGAGCCAAGCGGTGGGCAAAATCAAATTTTAGTAGTCGATTCTTGCAAGTAAATAAAATTTTAAAATTTACAAAAATATCAAGTTTACAACCAAAAAACCAAAATTTAGCCCCAAATTTCACTGCAATTTCTTGCAGTCACGATCTTCTATAGTGTACTCAAAAATAAGCTCACCATTTTCTGAATAGAAAAGCTCGTCCAAGGCAACACCAATACTCAGCATATTTAAGATTTCTTTATCTTTGCAAGCAGTTCGCAGATTCTCTTTTTTGATAGCTTCGATAAATTCCAAAAGCTCTTTCTCTTCAAGCCTTTTGATCTCTTGCTTTCTTGCGTGTTTGACAGCATATCTATAAATGAGCGTATCACCTACATTTAGAATATCGTTTAGTATAAGTGTTGGTGTGCAGATAAATGGAAGCTTTTTTTTGTAGTAAGTTGCGTGATTTTTCGCTGCCATATCTGGCGTAAGAGCCAGGGCAAGCGAGTAAAAAAACAGTAAAAAAATGACTACTCGCAACTACTTTTATCCAAATTTATATCAAAAAAATGCCTGCCTTCAAAGCCGTAACTACCACTTAGCGTGATGCCACGATTTAGCACAGCTCTAGCCATACCTGAATTGCAAAGCGCATCTTTTCCATTTTTATAAAACTCATCTTTTAAAGCTAAAATTTGAGCTTTATTGTAGCCTTTTATCCTCTTTGTCTTGGTCTCGTTTAAAACAAACTCACCATGTATGTTTAGCCCACTGCTACTTACATCTTTTAGCGTGATCATCTCATCGACCCTGCTTGGTAAATTTGGCTTTGCAGTTTGGACGACAAAGGTTGGGATCTGCTTAGTGTCAAGCTGATTTAGTATCTGCTCATAAATTTTAAACTCACTCTCTTGCACACCAAAAGCAAGGCTAGCAAGAGCTAATAAAACGATCTTTTTCACACATTACCTTTATATAAATTTTCTAGTTATATTTGGCGAGAGTTTTACTAAAATATCATAACTTATCGTATCAAAAAATTTCGCCCAAATATTTGCATTCTCAAGCACACAGACCCATTCGCCGCTATCTTTACAGCTAAAGCTATCCATAGAAATTTTGCCTAGTATTGGCTCGTTATTGGCAAGTCTTAGCTCGCCACATCCATTGTATCTTAGCAATCCATCGCCATATCCAAGATCATAAGTGGCTACATTTATATCTTCTTTTGCGCTAAATTTAGCACCATATCCAACACCTTGACCACTTTTTAAAATACGCTTGCTAACTCTTTTTGCCCATAGTGAAAGTACCGGCTTTAACCCCAAACTATCATTGAACTGAGAGTATCCATACTGAGCGATACCAACACGCACCATATCATCTTCAAGCTCGCCTGCTCTCTCAAGAGCAGCTGAGTTGTGAGAGTGAAAGATCGGTTTTTTTATACCAAACTCATCGCAAAGAGCTAAAATTTTCTCTTTTGCAGCCCTAAAATTTTCCCTTTGCACAAAATAATCAGCATTTAGCTCATCACTTGCGCGAAAATGAGTATAAGCTCCAAGAAGCTCTAAATTCCTTCTTGTTAAAATTTCAAAGGCGTAATCAAGCTCGCTTATATCAAGCCCATTTCTATGCATGCCAGTATCGATTGCAAGGTTGATTTTTGAGCCATCTTTTATCTTTAAAAGTGCCTCTATATCATTTATCGCATAGATAAATTTGCTGCTTTCATTTCCGGTTGGGATATGTGAGAGAATGAGAATATTTTCAAATATGTCAGAAATTTCATCTGCTTCAAACTCACTTTTTACAGCACAAATTTCTATGCCAAATTTTTTAGCTTCACTAGCAATAAGC is a window of Campylobacter concisus DNA encoding:
- the htpX gene encoding zinc metalloprotease HtpX, with protein sequence MEIFKTAFLMVTLMLIFIAVGGYIGGEHGMMIAFLIAAGTNIFSYFFSDTLVLKRYNAIPVDESNAHGLYEIVSRLTQKANLPMPKIYIIPEEVPNAFATGRNPSHAAVAVTEGLLKILNENEIEGVLAHELSHVRHYDILTGSIAAILAGAIAMLANFAKIGSIAGQSGGSRRGGGNAIVMLALAILMPIAATIIQMAISREREYKADKGAAYITGHPEWLASALRKLESYSNSYIMQNASEQSAHMFIVNPFGSLTNKLGVLFRTHPSTSDRIAELQRLEQEIKRGM
- a CDS encoding flagellar protein FlaH, whose protein sequence is MRVVIFLLFFYSLALALTPDMAAKNHATYYKKKLPFICTPTLILNDILNVGDTLIYRYAVKHARKQEIKRLEEKELLEFIEAIKKENLRTACKDKEILNMLSIGVALDELFYSENGELIFEYTIEDRDCKKLQ
- a CDS encoding alanine racemase, translated to MSEIRLNKASYIHNLTQICAKAGGKEKVIVVLKDNAYGHGARLIASEAKKFGIEICAVKSEFEADEISDIFENILILSHIPTGNESSKFIYAINDIEALLKIKDGSKINLAIDTGMHRNGLDISELDYAFEILTRRNLELLGAYTHFRASDELNADYFVQRENFRAAKEKILALCDEFGIKKPIFHSHNSAALERAGELEDDMVRVGIAQYGYSQFNDSLGLKPVLSLWAKRVSKRILKSGQGVGYGAKFSAKEDINVATYDLGYGDGLLRYNGCGELRLANNEPILGKISMDSFSCKDSGEWVCVLENANIWAKFFDTISYDILVKLSPNITRKFI